GCTATCAGAGAGATCATTGCCGCGCTCAAAGTGAAGCACGAAGGTGAAGTGGCCTTGCTCAACCCGTTGGCCGAGGACGTAGCTGAGCTTGATGGTCCTTGGCTGTCGCGCTTGGTCGCAGAGGCCGATCTTGAGAATTGGGGCACTCAGAGCAACTTAGCAAGGAACAAGTTGCTGGATGCTTTCGCACTCGAATTGGCCTTGGGCTTCGACGAAAATGCACTCGATTTCGACTTCTGCGACAGGGTCGTCACCGAACTTCACGGTGCCCTGAATTTGCAGGAAGAAGAGCCATATCTATTCTGGAGAGTTTTCCTAGCCTTCGACGCTGGTGAGTACTATCACGACGAAGACCAAAGAATTCATCCGGTAGACAGATATACGCGGCCACAGATTGCGGAGATCGTTAGGGGGCACGTCACGGATTCTGACTGAACATGCCGCATTGCGCTCAGTGATGCCAATTGATGGCGTAGAAGCGGGAGATTACCAAGCTTCCGGTCGGGCCCATCGCTTTGGCTGGCATATGACCGCTCTTGTACCGCTTGTAGGTGTTAAGCCGACGTTTAAAAGCCACCCGGAGGTGGCTCGGACTAGACTGGGAAACGCATCAGTCCTTCATGAAAACCAGCCAATGAGTAAGGCCAGTGCGGCCACTCGGATGACCAAACAGAGGCTTCTTGTCGGTCAGCGCCAAAACTTCTTTCACCCTCACCTGTGTCTCGTTCCATTTGAATACGAGAACGCCATCTGGTGCTAGAACTCGGAAGCACTCCGAGAATCCGAGACGAATATCTTCTCGCCAGTCGGGGCCGAGCTTTCCATACTTGGCGGCAAGCCAGCTTTTGGGGCCAGCGCTCGTCAAGTGCGGCGGATCGAATACGACTAGTTTGAAGTTTCCATCCGCGTAAGGCAGTGCACGGAAGTCCATAAGCACATCCGGCTCGATGCGCAGCGTCCGCTGACCATCAGCACTAGACCGATCCGTAACTGTAATTGTTTCGCATCGCTTGTCTCCGTAGATCACGTCAGGATGCTGACGGTCGAACCAGAACATGCGACTGCCGCAGCATGGGTCCAGCACGCGCTCGGTCGTCATTTCGCCCGAGCCAGTAACTTTCAGTCCGTCCATACCCCTCCCTAAATTGTGGTGAATTACGGCGTCCCAAGGCACTCGTTGATTTCTATCGCCATGAACAGGCATTATTTTATCATCTGCCGAACATGCCGAGCGATTGAATTTCCATATCGGATCAAATAGTTGGATTTATGAAACCATCCCGAGATATCTCTCGCCTCATCGAGATCATGGCCGCTTTGCGGGCGCCCGAAGGCGGCTGTCCGTGGGACCTTGAGCAGAATTTCGCGACGATTGCGCCCTACACGATCGAGGAAGCCTATGAGGTGGCCGACGCGATCACGCGTGGCGATTTCGATGACCTTCGCGACGAGCTAGGCGATCTCCTGCTGCAGGTCGTCTATCACGCCCGCATGGCTGAGGAGCAGAATGCCTTTGCCTTCGGCGACGTGGTCGAGGCGATCACGAAAAAGATGATCCGCCGTCACCCGCATGTGTTTGCCGACAAGGACGGCAACATTCAGCCCGCCGGGGTCAAGAGCGCGTGGGAGCGGATCAAGGCCGAAGAGAAAGCCGAGCGCGCCGAGCGCCGGCAGTCCGAGGAAACCGCGCACAGCTCGCTGCTTGCAAGCGTCAAGGCCGGCCTCCCTGCGCTGACGCGCGCGATGGAGCTGCAGCGCAAGGCCTCGACTGTCGGCTTCGACTGGAACGATCCGCGCGCCGTGCTCGCCAAGATCCGCGAGGAAGCCGACGAGATCGAGGCTGCGCTCGACCGCAACGACAGGGAAGAGCTCGCGGAAGAGACCGGCGATCTGATGTTCGCGCTCGTCAACCTCGCCCGCCATGTCGACGCCGATCCGGAAACCGCATTGCGCAGCACGAACGCCAAGTTCGAGCGGCGGTTCGCTTACATCGAAAGGGCCCTTGCTGCGAAGGGCCGCTCGCTCGAGGATGCATCGCTGCAGGAGATGGACGCGCTGTGGAACGAGGCAAAGCGCGCGAACAGCAAGTGATCCGGTCGTCCCGGATAAGCAAGCTTCGCAAGCGCTGAGCCGGCAACTCCTATGTTGATGGAGCAGTCCGGCTGGTTATTGGGTATCACATGCTTTGCGTCTTCCGCTGCGATCGAAACTTCATCTCTTCCCGAATAGATTACTCAACGAATTCATCCAGCTCCGGTTCGAACTGTGAACTCGAATGAAATAACCAATTCACGGCAGAGCCAATAACGCCTAATTTGGTGGGGCCTTTAGCCGTCATCAGCTATTTTCGGCTGTCATCTCGCGGCCCGATATAAATCTTCATCAAAGCGACGCCCTGCTGTCATTTCCGGCCCGCTAAATCCCCTTCCTCGACCCAAACCCAGCAAAAGGAGGCACGCATGGGGATGCCAAAGCGCGGACGGACGCGCGGATGGACGACGGCAATCGGAGTGGCACTTTCCTCGCAGGTCCTGTTCGCGGCGACGACTTTCGCTGACGACGATGGCATGCATCACCATGATCGGCGCATCGAACACGTGCTGCTCTTGAGCATCGACGGCTTCCATGGCTTCGACCTCACCAATTGCATCGCGAGCAAATTGTGTCCGAACCTGGCAAAGCTTGCCCAGCACGGCACGACTTACGCCAATGCGTCCACCACCAAGCCGTCGGATTCGTTTCCCGGCATGCTGGCGCAAGTGACCGGCGGCACGCCGAAATCAACCGGCGTGTACTACGACGACAGCTACGATCGCACGCTGTTCGCGCCCGCCAGCGCCTCGTCTGCGCCTTGCGCGTCAGGTCCGGGCGCGGAGACCAACAATGCCGAGAACCTGGACAAGGACCAGCATTCGATCGACGGCGGCGTGCCGGCGAGCCTGACCGGGTCCAATAGCGCGATGGCGATTGATCCCAACAATTTGCCGGGTCAACTCACGCACAAGCGCTGCGCGCCGGTCTGGCCGCACAATTTCGTGCGCACCAACACCATTTTCCAGGTGCTTCATCACCATCACCTGAGGACCGCGTGGTCCGACAAGCATCCGGCCTACGATATCATCAACGGCAACGATCCGGATTCCCAGCCGGCCGACGGGCCCGGCACCAATATCGATGACTTCTTTGCGCCCGAAATCAATTCCGATCTGAGCAACGCCAACGTGCAGCTGATCAACTCGCTCGGGCTGCATTCGACGGCGCCGGCGCCCGCCACCGATCCGAATTGCCCCGGGCCGAACTGCGGCAGCGATTTTACGTCGTCAATCGATGGCATTGAGTACTACGACGGCATCAAGGTCTCGGCCATCCTCAATGAACTTAATGGTTTCAACCATATGGGGACGGTCGAGGTGGGTACGCCGGCGATCCTCGGCATGAACTTCCAGTCCGTCAGCGTCGGCCAGAAGCTGAAAATCGGTGGTTACACGGACGCGATCGGCACGCCGAGCGACAATCTTGCCAACTCGATCGGCTTTGTCGACAGTTCCATCGGGCTGATGATGAACACGCTGCAGAACCGCGGCCTGACGGAACGCACCCTCGTCATCGTCAGCGCCAAGCACGGGCAGTCTCCGGTCGACCGCACCAAGCGGGTTGCGCTCGACGACGCCGCGGTCATCGCCGCTCCGATCGGATCGAACTTCGCCTTTGACATCGCGGACGACGGCGCTCTGATCTGGCTCAAGGACAACAGCGGGAACAAGACCGTGGAAGCGGTTAACGCGCTGAAAAACTTTGCCGGAGATACCGGCATTGCGAGCTTCCTCTATGGTGATGCCCTGGCCGACATGTTCCAGGACCCGGCGAGGGACTCGCGTGCGCCTGATATCGTCGGCATCACGCGCGTCGGCGTGATCTATACCGGCGGCTCGAAAATTGCCGAGCATGGCGGCTTCAACCCCGATGACGTCCATGTCGCGCTTTTGGTGTCGAAGCCCGATCTGCCCCGGTCCATCGTGAGCGAGCCGGTCGCCACCACGCAGATCGCGCCTACGATTCTCAGAGCGTTGGGGCTCGACCCCGAAGCGCTCGAAGCCGTGCGCAAGGAGCACACGAAGTCGTTGCCGGGACTTGAATAGATCACGCCCGACCGGAAGCCGGGGCTCCATGCCCCGGCTTTGAATCAACGGCCAGTTACTGCAGAATCCGGAGCGCGATGCGATCAGCACGGATCGTCATCGCGCTCTGGTTTCTTGTTTGCGCATGATCCCTCATGGCGGCTCGCTCGGGGGAGGCACGCTCAGTCGAGCGCGTTTATTGATTTCTCCGCCGGCCGGCTGTTTGCCGCGTGAGCCGACCCGTTGCTGAAGCGGTGCGGCAGCGGGCCACCGAGCCTGTGCATCACCTTCAAAGCCACATGTTCAGAGCAACGTACCGCGGAGGATGACGGCGGCAACCCCGAAGTAGATGACGAGGCCGGTGACGTCGACCAGCGTCGCGACGAACGGTGCCGATGCGCTGGCCGGATCGAATCCGATGCGCTTGAGGACAAACGGCAGCATCGATCCCGCCAGCGACCCGAATGTGACGATACCGACCAGAGCGGCACCTACAGTCCCCGCCACCAGGACCCAGTGTGGGCCATAGTCGAAGAAGCCGAGCGTCTGCCATAGCGTGATCCGCGCCATGCCGATCACGCCGAGGATGGCGCCGAGCGCGATCCCGGTCGGAAGTTCGCGCAAGGCGACGCGCCACCAGTCGCGCAGCCGCAGCTCATGCAGCGCCAGCGCACGGATCAAAAGCGAGGTCGCCTGCGATCCGGAATTACCGCCCGAGCTCATGATCAACGGGATGAACAAGGTCAGCACGATCGCCTTCTCCAGCTCGCTCTGGAACGTCTGCATGGCGCTCGCGGTGAGCATTTCCGAGAGGAACAGCGCGCACAGCCAGCCGCCGCGTTTCCTGATCATTTCGCCGAAGCTGATACGCAAATAGGGCTCGTCGAGCGCCTCCATGCCGCCGAACTTCTGGGCGTCCTCCGTCGACTCCTCGACGATGGCGTCGATCACGTCGTCTACCGTGACGATGCCGAGGATATGGCCCGGACCATCGACGACAGCGACGGCCAGCAGATCGTAGCGGGAGATCAGCCGCGCGGCCTCCATGCGGTCGGCTTCCGGCGAGATCATCAGCGGACGCCGCGCCGGCGCGGCGGTCAGGACGTCGGCGTGAGGATCTCCGGAGATCAGGCGGCGCAACGACACCGCCTGGATCAAGGTCTTCTTGACCGGATCAACCACGAAAATCGAGTAGACGGTCTCGCGGGTGCGCTCGACCATCCGGATGTGATGCAGGACCTCGGCGATGGTCCAGGTCGACGGCACGCTCACGAACTCGGTGGTCATGATGCTGCCGGCGCTGCGTTCCGGATAGGCCAGCAGGGCCGAGATGGTGGTCCTGGTGTCCGGATTGAGCTGGTTTAACAGTGTGGTCCGGAGCGGTTCGACAAGCTCCTTGAAGATGTCGGCGGCCCGATCGTCGGAGACGCCGGACAACAGCGCAACCGCCGTGTCCGTCGGCAACTCGGCGATGATCTCGCAGGTGTTGTCGAGCCCGGGCAGATCCAGCACCTCGACCGCCTTCTCGGCCGGGAGAGACTGCAGCGTCCTGGCCGCATCCGCGGGGTCCTGGGCGTTGAGTGCCTCGACGATTTCGGGCGCCCGCTCGTGGGCGAGATCCCCGTTCGGGCTGACGAGCGTCTCGCTCCTCACGGCTTCGCTGGAATTCTGCATCAATCGCCCTTGCCTGTGCGTTCTGCAGCGCAATGGACCAAGGCGGCGGGAAATTCAAACAGAAAGTGCGGCGGATCGTCGGAATCCGCTTCCAGGAGGCCGAGGCCCTGTCGAACGTGCCGGTGGGCCTTACGCGCCGCTCGGGATTGCGTCGAATCGTGACATCACGATGTCACGTTTGGTCTCGTCGACACGGACCGTCATGTCGAAGCGCTCGCCATGCAGCTCCTTGTTCAGCACCTCGGCGTTGCGATGCAGCCAGCTGATACCCGCGCCATCGGAGGCGTCGATCGACAGGTTCAGGGTCATGCGCTTCGCCGCGAGCCGGTCTTCGATTGCGGAAAGGAGCTCATCGATCCCCTCGCCTGAGGTCGCGGAGACCAGGAAGCAAGGCCGCTCCGGCGGCCGGCGCGCCGCGATGTTGCGCAGGTTTTCCCGCTCCTCGGGATCGAAGCGATCGATCTTATTCCAGACCTCGATGATGCGCTGGCCGCCGTCGGCATCCGGATCGATACCGAGCTGGCGCAGCACGGACTCGACGTCCCGTTCCTGCGCTTCGGCATCTTCGTGAGAGATGTCGCGCACATGCAGGATAATGTCGGCCTCCAGCACCTCCTCCAGCGTGGCGCGGAATGCGGCCACGAGTTGGGTCGGCAGGTTGGAGATGAAGCCGACTGTGTCCGACAGCATCGCTTTGCCGCCATGCGGCAGGTTCAGCGCGCGCAGCGTCGGGTCCAGGGTCGCGAACAGCATGTCGGCAGCCTGTACGTCTGCCCGCGTCAGGCGATTGAACAGGGTCGACTTGCCGGCATTGGTGTAGCCGACCAGCGCGACCACGCGGTATGGCACGCGCTGGCGGCCGGCGCGGTGCAGCCGCCGAGTCGCCTGCACCTTCTTCAATTCGTCTTCGAGCTTGGTGATGCGCTCACTGATCAGCCGGCGGTCGGCCTCGATCTGGGTTTCGCCGGGGCCACCCATGAAACCGAAGCCGCCGCGCTGGCGCTCAAGGTGGGTCCAGGACCGCACCAGGCGGCTGCGCTGGTAATTGAGATGGGCGAGCTCGACCTGCAGTGCGCCTTCCTTGGTCTTGGCGCGGCGGCCGAAGATTTCCAGGATCAGGCCGGTGCGGTCGAGCACCTTGGTGCTCCACGCCTTCTCGAGGTTGCGCTGCTGGATCGGCGACAGCGCGCAATCCATCACCACGAGTTCGATCGCGTTGCTGGCGACGAGGCCGGAGAACTCCTCGACCTTGCCCTTGCCGAGATAGGTCGCAGGACGGATCTGGCTGATCGGCGCGACCACCGACTCCACCACGGCAAGGTCGATGGCCCGCGCCAGACCGGCGGCTTCCTCGATCCGCGCATCGTAGTCGCGGACAGAAGCATCCCTTCGCGCGTCGCCGTCGCCGCGGCGCGCACGCAGGTAAGGGCCGATGACGATCACCCGCCCTGTGTTGCCATTTCCCGCCAACCGTGGACGGTCGGCGCCCCCTTCACGATTGAAGGGTTCCAATCAGATCACTCTCAAGCCGGTGCGTCCTCACCGCCTTCGAACAACTGGATCGGAGCGCCGGGCATGATGGTCGAGATCGCGTGCTTGTAGACCAGTTGCGAATGACCATCGCGCCGCAACAGCAGGCAGAAATTGTCGAACCAGGTGACAATTCCCTGCAGCTTCACTCCGTTGACCAGAAATATCGTCAGTGGCGTTTTGGTTTTACGAACGTGATTAAGGAAGGTGTCTTGTAGATTTTGTGCGCGGTCTGCCGCCATTGTTTTTATCCCGCAAGCTTGTGCTTCTTTTTATTGAACCGGTTGTTGCTCTCTGACGGAGCCTCCCCCGGCTACTCACCTGCCCTGAGATCCCCCTCCGGCAGGCATAGCGGTAGGATTAGAGGCCACGCGCGCTTTTTAGGCAAGCCGGTTCACGCGCCAGTCCGTAGGAACACGGTGGCAATTCTAAGAAGGCGCGGAAAAAGAGACAAATATTCTCAAGTAAGTGGATAAGTCAGACCGAGACAACCCCGGCTAGCCATCCACTCGAAGCATCTTGGCAGCCGCCCCCGGACTGTCCCCGAGCATCCCGGATGGCTGCGATTGCGTCGGCCACGGGCGACGGCAGTCCACCCGGTCCCGCTGGGCCAGGGGTCAGCCGACCCCCAGCGCCTTTAGCTTGCGGTGCAGCGCCGAGCGCTCCATCCCGACGAACTCCGCGGTACGCGAGATGTTCCCGGAGAAGCGGCTGATCTGAGCGATCAGATAGTCGCGCTCGAACACCTCCCGCGCCTCCCGCAGCGGCAGGCCCATGATGTGCTCGCCATTGTTGGAGGTCGGCATCGCCGGCACCATCGAGCCGACGTCCTGCGGCAGCATGTCGGCGGTGATGATCGCCTCCGGTCCGCCGCCGGCGAGAATCATCACGCGCTCGACATTGTTGCGGAGCTGGCGGACGTTGCCCGGCCAGACATGCGATTGCAGCACCGCCATCGCGTCCTGCCCGATCTGCCGCTTCGGCAGGCCGGTGGCGGCCGAGATCTGGTCCATGAAATAGTCGATCAGTTCAGGGATGTCCTCGCGCCGCTCGGATAGAGGCGGGACGCGAATCGGCACCACGGACAGGCGGTGGTAGAGGTCCTCGCGGAAACGGCCCGCCGCGATCTCTTCCTCGAGATTGCGTGCGGTCGACGAGATGATGCGGACGTCGACGTGGACCTTGCCGGTGCCGCCCTGGCGCTGGAAGGTCTGATCGACCAGCACGCGCAGGATCTTGTTCTGGGTCTCGCGCGGCATATCCGCGATCTCATCGATGAACAGCGTGCCGCCATGCGCCTCTTCGAGCGCGCCGGGCTTGCGCTGCTGCTCGCCGTTCGATCCCTCGACGCCGAACAGCTCGACCTCCATCCGTTCGGGTGTGATCGCGGCCGCATTGATCACCACGAACGGCCCCTCGGCGCGCCCGGATGCGTTGTGCAGTGTGCGCGCGGCGAGCTCCTTGCCCGAGCCCGCAGGTCCGACGATC
The DNA window shown above is from Bradyrhizobium sp. ISRA464 and carries:
- a CDS encoding alkaline phosphatase family protein, with amino-acid sequence MGMPKRGRTRGWTTAIGVALSSQVLFAATTFADDDGMHHHDRRIEHVLLLSIDGFHGFDLTNCIASKLCPNLAKLAQHGTTYANASTTKPSDSFPGMLAQVTGGTPKSTGVYYDDSYDRTLFAPASASSAPCASGPGAETNNAENLDKDQHSIDGGVPASLTGSNSAMAIDPNNLPGQLTHKRCAPVWPHNFVRTNTIFQVLHHHHLRTAWSDKHPAYDIINGNDPDSQPADGPGTNIDDFFAPEINSDLSNANVQLINSLGLHSTAPAPATDPNCPGPNCGSDFTSSIDGIEYYDGIKVSAILNELNGFNHMGTVEVGTPAILGMNFQSVSVGQKLKIGGYTDAIGTPSDNLANSIGFVDSSIGLMMNTLQNRGLTERTLVIVSAKHGQSPVDRTKRVALDDAAVIAAPIGSNFAFDIADDGALIWLKDNSGNKTVEAVNALKNFAGDTGIASFLYGDALADMFQDPARDSRAPDIVGITRVGVIYTGGSKIAEHGGFNPDDVHVALLVSKPDLPRSIVSEPVATTQIAPTILRALGLDPEALEAVRKEHTKSLPGLE
- the hflX gene encoding GTPase HflX, producing MEPFNREGGADRPRLAGNGNTGRVIVIGPYLRARRGDGDARRDASVRDYDARIEEAAGLARAIDLAVVESVVAPISQIRPATYLGKGKVEEFSGLVASNAIELVVMDCALSPIQQRNLEKAWSTKVLDRTGLILEIFGRRAKTKEGALQVELAHLNYQRSRLVRSWTHLERQRGGFGFMGGPGETQIEADRRLISERITKLEDELKKVQATRRLHRAGRQRVPYRVVALVGYTNAGKSTLFNRLTRADVQAADMLFATLDPTLRALNLPHGGKAMLSDTVGFISNLPTQLVAAFRATLEEVLEADIILHVRDISHEDAEAQERDVESVLRQLGIDPDADGGQRIIEVWNKIDRFDPEERENLRNIAARRPPERPCFLVSATSGEGIDELLSAIEDRLAAKRMTLNLSIDASDGAGISWLHRNAEVLNKELHGERFDMTVRVDETKRDIVMSRFDAIPSGA
- the mazG gene encoding nucleoside triphosphate pyrophosphohydrolase, with the protein product MKPSRDISRLIEIMAALRAPEGGCPWDLEQNFATIAPYTIEEAYEVADAITRGDFDDLRDELGDLLLQVVYHARMAEEQNAFAFGDVVEAITKKMIRRHPHVFADKDGNIQPAGVKSAWERIKAEEKAERAERRQSEETAHSSLLASVKAGLPALTRAMELQRKASTVGFDWNDPRAVLAKIREEADEIEAALDRNDREELAEETGDLMFALVNLARHVDADPETALRSTNAKFERRFAYIERALAAKGRSLEDASLQEMDALWNEAKRANSK
- the hfq gene encoding RNA chaperone Hfq; this translates as MAADRAQNLQDTFLNHVRKTKTPLTIFLVNGVKLQGIVTWFDNFCLLLRRDGHSQLVYKHAISTIMPGAPIQLFEGGEDAPA
- the mgtE gene encoding magnesium transporter, with translation MQNSSEAVRSETLVSPNGDLAHERAPEIVEALNAQDPADAARTLQSLPAEKAVEVLDLPGLDNTCEIIAELPTDTAVALLSGVSDDRAADIFKELVEPLRTTLLNQLNPDTRTTISALLAYPERSAGSIMTTEFVSVPSTWTIAEVLHHIRMVERTRETVYSIFVVDPVKKTLIQAVSLRRLISGDPHADVLTAAPARRPLMISPEADRMEAARLISRYDLLAVAVVDGPGHILGIVTVDDVIDAIVEESTEDAQKFGGMEALDEPYLRISFGEMIRKRGGWLCALFLSEMLTASAMQTFQSELEKAIVLTLFIPLIMSSGGNSGSQATSLLIRALALHELRLRDWWRVALRELPTGIALGAILGVIGMARITLWQTLGFFDYGPHWVLVAGTVGAALVGIVTFGSLAGSMLPFVLKRIGFDPASASAPFVATLVDVTGLVIYFGVAAVILRGTLL
- a CDS encoding sigma-54 dependent transcriptional regulator, coding for MASDILIVDDEADIRDLVAGILDDEGFSTRTARDSDSALAEITNRRPHLVFLDIWLQGSKLDGLQLLEQIKKDNADLPVVMISGHGNIETAVAAIKRGAYDFIEKPFKSDRLILVATRALETSRLRREVKELKQLAPAASVLTGRSACMNQLRQTIDRAAKANSRILIVGPAGSGKELAARTLHNASGRAEGPFVVINAAAITPERMEVELFGVEGSNGEQQRKPGALEEAHGGTLFIDEIADMPRETQNKILRVLVDQTFQRQGGTGKVHVDVRIISSTARNLEEEIAAGRFREDLYHRLSVVPIRVPPLSERREDIPELIDYFMDQISAATGLPKRQIGQDAMAVLQSHVWPGNVRQLRNNVERVMILAGGGPEAIITADMLPQDVGSMVPAMPTSNNGEHIMGLPLREAREVFERDYLIAQISRFSGNISRTAEFVGMERSALHRKLKALGVG
- a CDS encoding class I SAM-dependent methyltransferase, encoding MDGLKVTGSGEMTTERVLDPCCGSRMFWFDRQHPDVIYGDKRCETITVTDRSSADGQRTLRIEPDVLMDFRALPYADGNFKLVVFDPPHLTSAGPKSWLAAKYGKLGPDWREDIRLGFSECFRVLAPDGVLVFKWNETQVRVKEVLALTDKKPLFGHPSGRTGLTHWLVFMKD